One window from the genome of Campylobacter concisus encodes:
- a CDS encoding DUF4197 domain-containing protein, with the protein MKRSLVILCGALALNLQATNMDDMINKGVKIATHASSGDYKSLVSEALNAAVSELSKEGFINNATAKIPLPKSLEMASNLAKKVGGEKWAQDLSKSINNAATTAVPKAAEIFSESIKNMSEADVKKLFNGGSDSVTKYLQQSSSQKLKAAFTPIIEKMMSENSFATAYNGLNSFIGGSAKNNETIKSVKSLAKNLGASEYVPDDGEDLNAYITRKTLDGLFNVMSKKEKGLRSGFSLDSGKKVLDSIFK; encoded by the coding sequence ATGAAAAGATCTCTTGTTATTCTTTGTGGCGCGCTTGCTTTAAATTTACAAGCCACAAATATGGACGATATGATAAATAAAGGCGTCAAAATAGCCACTCACGCATCAAGTGGCGATTATAAAAGCCTAGTTAGCGAGGCACTAAATGCCGCTGTTAGCGAGCTTTCAAAAGAGGGCTTTATAAACAATGCCACAGCTAAAATTCCGCTCCCAAAAAGCCTTGAGATGGCGTCAAATTTAGCCAAAAAAGTAGGCGGCGAGAAGTGGGCGCAGGACCTTAGCAAGTCGATAAACAACGCTGCGACCACGGCCGTGCCAAAGGCTGCTGAAATTTTTAGCGAAAGCATAAAAAATATGAGCGAAGCAGATGTCAAAAAGCTCTTTAACGGCGGCAGTGACAGCGTTACGAAATATTTGCAGCAAAGCTCCAGCCAAAAGCTAAAGGCGGCATTTACGCCAATAATTGAGAAAATGATGAGCGAAAATAGCTTTGCGACTGCCTATAACGGGCTAAATTCTTTCATCGGCGGCTCAGCAAAAAATAATGAAACGATAAAATCAGTAAAGAGCCTAGCTAAAAATTTAGGTGCAAGCGAGTATGTGCCAGATGATGGCGAGGATCTAAACGCATATATCACGAGAAAGACGCTAGATGGGCTATTTAACGTGATGAGCAAGAAGGAAAAGGGGCTAAGAAGCGGCTTTAGCCTAGATAGTGGCAAAAAGGTGCTAGATTCGATCTTTAAATGA
- a CDS encoding OmpP1/FadL family transporter, whose translation MKKVLLSIIMASTLLNAGGYKVPEQSADSLGLAASNVAFSFGADAAYFNPANMMFLDGRHHLESTLGWFHINKLEFKSDSGKSYKSEKFDSLAGTFSFVTPEIYENWKFGLALAVPAAVGVSWEDPATAFTAKRFKLQVVELNPTVAYRINDKLAIALGARGVYSKGKIASDFGQIGYREIKGDGMDYGYNVALTYRPIEDLSFAVTYRSKVNLELKGHTDADFKGRFASISYHGKTRVEIPLPAQLVLAAGYKFSDFTLLLAFERTYWSKFKGYDFEYMDKGPAHSHPAFARFMDDPVIKNAKDTNTYRLGLAYDVNEKFRLMAGFAYDEDITSSKHTGLELPNTTSKVYSFGVNYKFTPNLEMALGYVYQHRDKKRATSISTANGKMSGEFDTGTIQILGTTFKYTF comes from the coding sequence ATGAAAAAAGTGCTATTAAGCATTATTATGGCATCTACTTTGCTAAATGCTGGAGGTTATAAGGTTCCTGAGCAAAGTGCTGATTCTTTAGGTCTTGCTGCTAGTAACGTGGCCTTTAGTTTTGGAGCTGATGCGGCGTATTTTAACCCAGCAAATATGATGTTTTTAGATGGACGCCATCATCTAGAAAGTACCCTTGGCTGGTTTCATATAAATAAGCTCGAGTTTAAAAGTGATAGTGGCAAAAGCTACAAGTCAGAAAAATTTGACTCACTAGCTGGTACATTTAGTTTTGTAACGCCAGAAATTTATGAAAACTGGAAATTTGGTTTAGCTCTTGCCGTTCCTGCTGCTGTTGGTGTATCATGGGAGGATCCAGCTACTGCATTTACCGCTAAAAGGTTTAAGCTGCAAGTTGTTGAGCTAAATCCAACTGTTGCATATCGTATAAACGATAAACTTGCTATTGCTCTTGGTGCTAGGGGTGTTTATAGTAAAGGTAAGATTGCAAGTGATTTTGGACAGATAGGCTATAGGGAGATAAAAGGCGATGGCATGGACTACGGTTACAATGTCGCACTTACTTATAGACCTATTGAGGATTTAAGCTTTGCTGTTACTTACCGCTCAAAGGTAAATTTGGAACTTAAGGGCCATACAGATGCTGATTTTAAAGGACGGTTTGCGTCTATAAGTTATCATGGAAAGACTAGAGTCGAGATCCCACTTCCTGCACAGCTTGTGCTTGCTGCTGGCTATAAATTTAGCGACTTTACTCTTTTACTAGCTTTTGAGAGGACGTATTGGTCTAAATTTAAAGGCTATGACTTTGAATACATGGATAAAGGTCCAGCTCACTCGCATCCAGCTTTTGCAAGATTCATGGACGATCCAGTTATTAAAAACGCAAAAGATACAAATACATATAGACTAGGTCTTGCCTACGACGTAAATGAAAAATTTAGACTAATGGCTGGCTTTGCTTATGATGAGGACATTACAAGTAGCAAGCATACTGGCTTAGAGCTTCCAAATACTACGTCTAAAGTGTATTCTTTTGGAGTAAATTATAAATTTACACCAAATCTTGAAATGGCACTTGGATATGTTTATCAACACCGTGACAAAAAGCGTGCAACAAGTATTTCAACAGCTAATGGAAAAATGTCAGGGGAATTTGATACTGGTACGATCCAAATCCTTGGTACGACTTTTAAATATACGTTTTAG
- a CDS encoding metal ABC transporter solute-binding protein, Zn/Mn family, whose protein sequence is MRKIFVFLAVCALSLFAKPVVTTSILPTKFFVEQIAGDTLSVNTMVGKGADPHTYEPKPKQMKELEKSELYFAIGIEFEDTWLERFSKSFKNLHIVKTQEGIEKIAMSDEHEHHEHHEHHEHKHEGEHKHEHHEHHDHDHEAGEHHHHHHDGLDPHIWLDPVLVKTQADNIAKALIEKFPQNAKLYEENLAKFKANLDELDSFIKNTLKDVKTREFIVYHPSWGYFAKRYNLEQIAIEIEGKEPKPAELKELIEEAKEHGVKVIFVAPQFPTKAANLVAKETGSKVISIDQLPENWLDEMKKTAEIFAKSL, encoded by the coding sequence GTGAGAAAGATTTTTGTTTTTTTAGCAGTTTGCGCTTTGTCGCTTTTTGCAAAGCCAGTTGTTACGACTAGTATATTGCCTACAAAATTTTTTGTTGAGCAAATCGCTGGTGATACACTAAGCGTAAATACAATGGTTGGCAAAGGTGCTGATCCGCACACTTATGAGCCAAAGCCAAAACAGATGAAGGAGCTTGAAAAGAGCGAGCTTTACTTTGCTATTGGTATTGAGTTTGAAGATACTTGGCTAGAGCGTTTTTCAAAATCTTTTAAAAATTTACACATTGTAAAAACACAAGAAGGCATCGAAAAGATAGCTATGAGTGATGAACACGAACATCATGAACACCATGAACATCACGAGCACAAGCACGAGGGCGAGCATAAACATGAGCATCACGAGCATCATGACCATGACCACGAAGCTGGCGAACATCATCACCATCATCATGACGGCCTTGATCCGCACATTTGGCTTGATCCAGTTTTAGTAAAAACTCAAGCTGATAATATAGCCAAGGCATTAATAGAGAAATTTCCGCAAAATGCAAAGCTCTATGAGGAAAATTTAGCTAAATTTAAAGCTAATCTTGACGAGCTTGATAGCTTTATCAAAAATACTCTAAAAGATGTTAAAACTCGCGAATTTATCGTATATCACCCATCTTGGGGATATTTTGCAAAACGTTATAACTTAGAGCAAATCGCTATCGAGATAGAGGGCAAAGAGCCAAAGCCAGCTGAGCTAAAAGAGCTCATAGAAGAAGCTAAAGAGCACGGTGTAAAGGTCATTTTCGTGGCTCCGCAGTTTCCAACAAAGGCTGCAAATTTAGTAGCAAAAGAGACTGGCTCAAAGGTCATAAGCATTGATCAGCTCCCAGAAAATTGGCTAGATGAGATGAAAAAAACAGCAGAAATTTTTGCTAAGAGTCTATAA
- the nfo gene encoding deoxyribonuclease IV encodes MRYIGAHVSAAGGVFNAPLNAAKIGANAFAFFTKNQRQWNAKELSASEIEQFKENLKISGISTKHVLPHSSYLINLGHPDEEARAKSLEAFVDEIDRASKLGLELLNFHPGSHLKQISEKECLDNIVSCMNVALKRTSGVKLVIENTAAQGSNLGFSFKQIAYLIERVEDESRVGVCFDTCHAFAAGYDLRSKEAYAKTMGEFDAIIGYKFLSGMHLNDAKFGLGSKKDRHESLGKGELGFSAFKNIINDDKIGEIPLILETIDESIWEDEIKILRNFEKEKL; translated from the coding sequence ATGAGATACATAGGAGCTCACGTAAGTGCGGCTGGAGGCGTGTTCAACGCTCCGTTAAATGCTGCAAAAATAGGAGCAAATGCCTTTGCGTTTTTTACAAAAAATCAACGCCAGTGGAATGCAAAAGAGCTAAGTGCTAGTGAAATAGAGCAGTTTAAAGAAAATCTAAAAATTTCTGGCATAAGCACAAAGCATGTTTTGCCACACAGTAGTTACTTGATAAATTTAGGCCATCCGGATGAGGAGGCAAGAGCAAAGTCGCTTGAAGCCTTTGTGGATGAGATAGATCGCGCCAGTAAGCTTGGGCTAGAGCTTTTAAATTTTCATCCAGGCTCACATCTAAAACAAATAAGCGAAAAAGAGTGCTTAGATAATATCGTAAGCTGCATGAACGTGGCACTTAAGCGCACAAGCGGTGTAAAGCTAGTCATCGAAAATACAGCTGCACAAGGCTCAAATTTAGGCTTTAGTTTTAAGCAGATTGCTTATTTAATAGAGCGAGTAGAAGATGAGAGTAGGGTTGGTGTTTGCTTTGATACCTGTCACGCATTTGCTGCTGGATATGATCTAAGAAGTAAAGAGGCCTACGCTAAAACTATGGGGGAATTTGATGCGATCATTGGCTATAAATTTTTATCTGGCATGCATTTAAATGATGCAAAATTTGGGCTTGGCTCGAAAAAAGATAGGCACGAGAGCCTTGGCAAGGGTGAGCTTGGATTTAGTGCTTTTAAAAATATAATAAATGATGATAAAATAGGCGAAATTCCTTTAATATTAGAGACGATTGACGAGAGTATTTGGGAAGACGAGATAAAAATTTTAAGAAATTTCGAAAAGGAAAAACTATGA
- a CDS encoding DMT family transporter: MKNLSTQNKADIALIVVAIVWGATFLPMANALRTNSVFVMLFCRFFISAIFMGLIAFKFSKIFDKRSVVYGIILGVVLFGSFVAQTYALKLTFSSSVAFITGLECVIVPFMTALIFKNKITIFAIFGALIAIFGLWLLSGATLALGAGEVLALLCAIFYALYTSLNGHFVRKCELYLLVFVVFLTVSLLSFVFAFIEGSVVPNYDREFFIAILITAFIGTIFCYFVQTIAQRYTTASKAALFFCLEPVSAGFIGYFFADEKLTLIQIFGAILIIFGVIFSEFGKKFFSRSKLA, encoded by the coding sequence ATGAAAAATTTAAGCACACAAAACAAAGCTGACATCGCACTCATCGTAGTTGCCATCGTTTGGGGCGCTACGTTTTTACCTATGGCAAATGCACTAAGAACAAATAGTGTCTTTGTCATGCTCTTTTGTAGATTTTTTATTTCCGCTATCTTTATGGGACTTATAGCATTTAAATTTTCTAAAATTTTTGATAAAAGAAGTGTAGTTTATGGCATTATCCTTGGCGTAGTTCTTTTTGGTTCGTTTGTTGCTCAAACTTACGCTCTAAAACTTACTTTTAGCTCAAGTGTTGCCTTTATTACAGGGCTTGAGTGTGTGATCGTGCCTTTTATGACAGCACTCATTTTTAAAAATAAAATAACCATTTTTGCTATTTTTGGTGCACTTATTGCTATTTTTGGGCTTTGGCTTTTAAGTGGAGCCACTCTTGCTTTAGGAGCTGGCGAGGTACTTGCCCTACTTTGTGCCATATTTTACGCACTTTACACAAGCTTAAATGGCCACTTTGTAAGAAAATGTGAGCTTTATTTGCTTGTATTTGTAGTATTTCTCACTGTCTCTTTACTCTCATTTGTCTTTGCGTTCATTGAAGGTAGTGTGGTGCCAAATTATGATAGGGAATTTTTTATAGCAATTCTCATCACTGCATTTATTGGCACCATTTTTTGCTACTTTGTTCAAACCATCGCTCAAAGATATACAACAGCCAGCAAAGCAGCTTTATTTTTCTGTCTTGAACCAGTTTCTGCTGGCTTTATCGGCTATTTTTTCGCTGATGAAAAGCTAACACTCATACAAATTTTTGGCGCAATCTTAATAATCTTTGGAGTTATTTTTAGCGAATTTGGTAAAAAATTTTTCTCTAGGTCAAAACTAGCTTAA
- a CDS encoding acyl-CoA thioesterase gives MKDFIYKVIIPPQAIDMHGHMNNVYYFTLMQEAAFAHSAAVGDTVEAQYKRGEIWLIRKNEAKYIKSVKLMDEIEIHTYTQAEGKATSCRYFEFKKDDELIATGKTEFVYIDLKTNRPKAIPAEIIALYS, from the coding sequence ATGAAAGATTTTATCTACAAAGTAATAATTCCACCACAAGCCATTGATATGCACGGACACATGAATAATGTCTATTATTTCACACTTATGCAAGAGGCTGCATTTGCGCACTCTGCAGCGGTTGGCGACACGGTTGAGGCGCAGTATAAAAGAGGCGAGATCTGGCTCATTAGAAAAAATGAAGCCAAATATATAAAAAGCGTAAAATTGATGGATGAGATAGAAATTCATACTTACACACAAGCTGAAGGCAAGGCGACTTCGTGTAGATATTTTGAGTTTAAAAAAGATGACGAGCTAATAGCAACCGGCAAGACCGAGTTTGTCTATATCGATCTAAAAACAAATCGTCCAAAAGCCATTCCAGCTGAGATCATCGCTCTTTACTCGTGA
- a CDS encoding manganese efflux pump MntP, which translates to MQLLLLSFALSMDSAALNMANGARYKNLALNKILFIAFILGFFQFLMPLLGYLLGVSFAKFISSVDHFIAFFILCFLGFRMFKEACSKEECEYLKIGFKTILYGTFATSIDALAVGVTLSFEEINIFQSSLIIGVVCFALSLIAFYIGKFMGEILEKKALFLGGSILIFLGFKILITHLIESGAVQ; encoded by the coding sequence ATGCAACTTTTACTTCTTAGCTTCGCTCTTAGTATGGATAGTGCGGCACTAAATATGGCAAATGGTGCAAGATATAAAAATTTAGCTCTTAATAAAATTTTATTTATTGCTTTTATACTTGGTTTTTTTCAGTTTCTTATGCCGCTTCTTGGCTATCTTTTAGGTGTTAGTTTTGCAAAATTTATAAGCTCGGTTGATCATTTTATTGCATTTTTTATACTCTGTTTTCTTGGTTTTAGAATGTTTAAAGAGGCCTGTAGTAAAGAGGAGTGCGAGTATCTTAAGATAGGATTTAAGACTATTTTGTATGGAACATTTGCTACTAGTATAGACGCTCTTGCCGTTGGCGTCACACTTAGCTTTGAAGAGATAAACATCTTTCAGAGCTCACTTATCATCGGTGTAGTCTGCTTTGCATTAAGTTTGATTGCTTTTTATATAGGTAAATTTATGGGTGAAATTTTAGAGAAAAAGGCGCTCTTTTTGGGAGGATCGATATTAATTTTTCTAGGTTTTAAAATCTTAATAACGCATTTAATTGAAAGCGGCGCAGTTCAATAA
- a CDS encoding nickel/cobalt transporter, whose product MLARLIVICFFAINAFGCALCSLYSPTAHVSVKFDSNENNITTIAFSWIFSQNFSELMRQNFDLNQDEKIDESEIKKIRLNLLDYLVPRHYLTNIEYFYKDENATKLELNLKKYKLYFDEGRLKFDVSFKTNLLIKDGFVVSVEMDDKEGYFNFKFTQNNAFLVSDQFWTIPNPNANLIFFTFSSKAVAKAHNEKPALKELLKEPNSVNFEDENLSQIDKIDEAKFDLVSKTSLSMLDRLKQILRNFDQKSPLTLLFLALISFGYGFLHAASAGHGKVLTSSYFAATGGSYAKAFFFSLKIGFLHVVGAFIFVLASFMILREISSDLTKDTASVTTAFSGVIIFFVAIFMLYKKVKIYLSSKKELNKFYIFSSSLSQNLSKNTKFTSDCGCNICTTKKPKNKEEWLVAAAAALIPCPGTILVFVLANELGSYFAGVISGVFMALGMSAVIFLAAIFGAKINESTNIKLKKFKIYAEFMALSVMLWLGLFIFTTTFTQKSLF is encoded by the coding sequence ATGTTAGCACGCCTGATTGTCATTTGCTTCTTCGCTATAAATGCCTTCGGGTGTGCTCTTTGCTCACTTTATAGCCCAACCGCTCACGTGAGCGTTAAATTTGACTCAAATGAAAACAATATCACTACAATTGCCTTTTCATGGATATTTTCACAAAATTTCTCAGAGCTTATGAGGCAAAATTTTGACCTAAATCAGGATGAAAAGATAGATGAAAGCGAGATCAAAAAGATCCGCTTAAATTTACTTGATTATCTTGTGCCAAGGCACTATTTAACGAATATTGAGTACTTTTACAAAGATGAAAATGCTACAAAGCTTGAGTTAAATTTAAAAAAGTATAAACTCTATTTTGATGAGGGTAGATTAAAATTTGATGTTAGTTTTAAGACAAATTTGCTTATCAAAGATGGCTTTGTGGTGTCTGTCGAAATGGACGACAAAGAGGGATATTTTAATTTTAAATTTACACAAAACAACGCATTTTTAGTGTCAGATCAGTTTTGGACGATACCAAATCCAAATGCAAATTTAATATTTTTTACATTTTCAAGTAAAGCTGTAGCCAAAGCTCATAACGAAAAACCTGCATTAAAAGAGCTTCTAAAAGAGCCAAACTCAGTAAATTTTGAAGATGAAAATTTAAGCCAGATCGATAAAATCGATGAAGCTAAGTTTGATCTTGTTTCAAAAACAAGTCTAAGCATGCTTGATAGATTAAAGCAAATTCTAAGAAATTTTGATCAAAAAAGTCCGCTAACTCTGCTATTTTTAGCGCTCATATCATTTGGTTATGGCTTTTTGCATGCTGCATCTGCAGGACATGGTAAGGTGCTTACAAGCTCCTATTTTGCCGCAACTGGTGGAAGCTACGCCAAAGCCTTTTTCTTCTCTTTAAAGATCGGATTTTTACATGTTGTGGGTGCGTTTATTTTTGTGCTTGCTAGTTTTATGATATTACGTGAGATCAGTAGCGATCTGACAAAAGATACAGCAAGTGTTACGACAGCATTTTCTGGCGTTATTATCTTTTTTGTAGCGATTTTTATGCTTTATAAAAAGGTCAAAATTTATCTTTCAAGCAAAAAAGAGTTAAATAAATTTTATATTTTTAGCTCAAGTTTAAGCCAAAATTTGAGTAAAAATACAAAATTTACTAGCGACTGTGGCTGTAATATCTGTACTACAAAAAAACCAAAAAACAAAGAAGAATGGCTGGTTGCGGCTGCTGCGGCACTTATTCCTTGTCCTGGTACGATACTTGTCTTTGTGCTAGCAAATGAGCTAGGCAGCTATTTTGCAGGCGTTATAAGTGGCGTATTTATGGCACTTGGCATGAGTGCAGTGATATTTTTAGCGGCTATTTTTGGAGCCAAGATAAACGAGAGCACAAATATTAAGTTAAAAAAGTTTAAAATCTATGCCGAATTTATGGCACTTAGCGTTATGCTTTGGCTTGGACTTTTTATTTTTACTACGACATTTACGCAAAAGAGTCTGTTTTGA
- a CDS encoding class I SAM-dependent DNA methyltransferase yields the protein MQNLWDKKASNYQRFDGKVSAIQQQIFAKALAWGVDFSGKEILDIGCGTGVWTIFLSKIAKDITGIDSSKNMIEILNEDAKRFGVTNLTSEVCSWREFKPTKHFDIAICTMSPAIASDEDFVKFYNIANQKLYLGWDKPRSSDLIEPFFKKFGRTLSQKNVVNRLEAWLNEQGIAYKSEILNETRIARRSMQEAAENICWHLEINGAKNYDEKAVLAMLKERFDGEFIDEKIESQMKLFVF from the coding sequence ATGCAAAATTTATGGGATAAAAAGGCGTCAAATTATCAAAGGTTTGATGGCAAAGTAAGTGCTATTCAGCAACAAATTTTTGCTAAAGCCTTAGCTTGGGGAGTTGATTTTAGCGGTAAAGAAATTCTTGATATAGGCTGTGGTACCGGTGTTTGGACGATATTTTTGTCAAAAATTGCAAAAGATATAACTGGCATTGATAGCTCAAAAAATATGATAGAAATTTTAAATGAAGATGCTAAAAGATTTGGCGTGACAAATTTAACTAGTGAGGTTTGCTCTTGGAGAGAATTTAAGCCTACAAAGCACTTTGATATTGCAATTTGTACGATGAGTCCAGCGATTGCTAGCGATGAAGATTTTGTTAAATTTTATAATATCGCAAATCAAAAACTCTACCTTGGCTGGGATAAGCCTAGAAGCTCTGATTTGATTGAGCCATTTTTTAAAAAATTTGGACGCACTCTCTCTCAAAAAAATGTTGTAAATAGGCTTGAAGCGTGGCTAAATGAGCAAGGAATTGCTTATAAGAGTGAAATTTTAAACGAGACAAGGATCGCTAGACGAAGCATGCAGGAAGCTGCTGAGAATATCTGCTGGCACCTTGAGATAAACGGAGCTAAAAACTACGATGAAAAGGCGGTTTTAGCGATGTTAAAAGAGAGATTTGATGGCGAGTTTATAGATGAGAAAATAGAGTCGCAGATGAAGCTTTTTGTCTTTTAA
- a CDS encoding metal ABC transporter ATP-binding protein, producing the protein MKEIIKIRNLNFSYDKQVVLEGINLDYSSDEFLAIIGPNGGGKSTLLKLILGLLKPQSGEIKLFGKEPSEVSKFIGYVPQNFLSNQSFPMMVLEVVLMGLIDKKIFGFYSRGEKQMALAALEKVGMKEFASARIGELSGGQRQRVYIARALCANAKVLVLDEPTASIDTKGQAEIYEILKNINASGVGVVLVSHDLNIVLNYATKIAYVSKNLHIHKTHEDTAKREFIEHLAKSHSHFCDVEIALGECECKIKSNVFKLKR; encoded by the coding sequence TTGAAAGAAATTATAAAAATTAGAAATTTAAACTTTAGCTACGATAAGCAAGTGGTTTTAGAAGGTATCAATTTAGATTATAGTAGCGATGAGTTTTTAGCTATCATAGGCCCAAATGGTGGCGGTAAAAGTACGCTTTTAAAGCTTATCTTAGGGCTACTTAAACCTCAAAGTGGCGAGATAAAGCTCTTTGGAAAAGAGCCAAGTGAAGTCAGTAAATTTATAGGTTATGTGCCTCAAAATTTTCTCTCAAATCAAAGCTTTCCAATGATGGTTTTAGAAGTAGTTTTAATGGGGCTAATAGACAAAAAAATTTTTGGTTTTTACTCGCGAGGTGAGAAACAAATGGCTCTTGCTGCCCTTGAGAAAGTTGGCATGAAAGAATTTGCAAGCGCTAGAATTGGTGAGCTAAGCGGTGGTCAAAGACAGCGTGTATATATCGCAAGAGCGCTTTGTGCAAATGCAAAAGTTCTCGTTTTAGACGAACCAACAGCTAGTATCGACACAAAGGGCCAGGCTGAAATTTATGAAATTTTAAAAAATATAAATGCAAGTGGTGTTGGCGTAGTTTTAGTAAGTCACGATCTAAATATCGTGCTAAATTATGCTACAAAAATCGCCTATGTGAGTAAAAATTTACATATTCATAAAACTCATGAAGATACTGCAAAAAGAGAATTTATAGAGCATTTAGCAAAATCTCATAGCCATTTTTGTGACGTTGAGATCGCACTTGGCGAATGTGAGTGCAAAATCAAAAGTAATGTTTTTAAGCTAAAGAGATAA
- a CDS encoding Fur family transcriptional regulator — MNARNFLEEHSIKATTFRIKLVEILQNAKTPLSYDEILESLNANKTTFYRSIEIFEKKGLVIKTENNHKSYYELANEAKAYFICDICHKVTNIDMPHLNVAKNIKSAVIKGVCDECDHE; from the coding sequence ATGAATGCAAGAAATTTCTTAGAAGAGCATAGTATCAAAGCAACTACTTTTCGCATAAAGCTCGTTGAAATTTTGCAAAATGCCAAAACTCCATTAAGTTATGATGAAATTTTAGAAAGCCTTAATGCAAATAAAACTACTTTTTATAGAAGCATAGAAATTTTTGAAAAAAAAGGCCTTGTCATAAAAACTGAAAATAATCATAAAAGCTACTACGAACTAGCAAATGAGGCAAAAGCGTACTTTATCTGCGATATCTGTCATAAAGTCACAAACATCGATATGCCCCATCTAAACGTCGCTAAAAATATAAAAAGCGCCGTGATAAAAGGCGTTTGTGATGAGTGTGATCACGAGTAA